AAGGGCCAAAAAGTTATTAACAATTTTAGCCCAAAAATTGAAAAAAAATATCTTAAATTTTGTTAAATACTGTCCTAAGGATGGGGAGTATTATAAGCCTCACATTTCTGGATAAGCTCCGTTGGAATGAAGATGGTGGCCTGCAGCTTATATTTTTCAAGCAAAGGAACCAAATACTGAAGATTGTTGAGGTAACCGTCATCAAACGTAAGAATGAGTTTATGTTTCAACTGACAGCCGGGCTTCAGGTCATTGAAAAATATAGTATTATAATTATTTTTAATATACCTGAGGTGTTCTTCCAGGTTTTCTGCGGATACGGTGAGCAAATCCCTACTGGTGATTTCTTTCTCCGGCAGAATTTTGTGATACATGAGAATACGGATGCTTTCTGTTTTTGAAAGGCCAAGCATCCTTTTAACAAATTTGAGCATGGTTATCTGAATTTTGCAATCCGTACGTTTATACTATAAAAGCTACTTACGGTTTATATAATTCTATTGTTTTTACTTATTGACTGATTTATTGCTATGAGTCTACATAAAAAGACATCTGTTACAATTTTCAAAATTAACTAAATATCAGGTGTGCCAGCTTAAAAAAAAAATTAAAAAACTAATAAAAACAGCTGAACAATGGATTATAAATCTAGATAAAGAAATCCGGATAATAGCAGCGAAAATACAAACAGAAACGAACGGACTATTTATAACCAAATGGAATTAAAATGAAAAGAAAACGAAAACAGCCGGCACAAAAAGTTGATGTTTGTCCGGCTGTTTTTATTTTAAGATCTTAAGGTGTTATTTGAACTTAAGAATTTCGTTGATCTTTATGTATTTCAGGAATGTGTAAAATGCTCCGGTAACAGATATATAAAATCCGGCCATACCATCCAGAAAACCTAGCTTGAAGAAATAAGTTTTCATAAAATCGAAGAAAGGGGAGAAAATAATCTTGAAAATGGATACTGTTTTTCCGTTAGAGATCTTTTTTTCTGCCATCAACTGTGTATAATTATTGATTTTTTCAATGTGATGGGCAATGCTTTTGTAGGTATAATGATCAATATTTCCCGGCAGTTTCCCTTTTTTATCCTGTGTTATAAAACACTCATGCACCAGATCATCAGTGTATTTCCCATGCCCTTTTTTAAAGAATCTTTCTCTCCATACGTTGCCCCAGCCACCATATTTAATGGTTTTCTTCAGCAAAATATTGTTGAAGTGGATTTCATAAACATTATAAGGGGGACTGGGATTTTGTAGGATTTCTTTAATGGCATTTACGGCCTCTGCATCCGGAACTTCATCGGAATCTAAAAACAATATCCATTCTCCTGAAGCTTCGGACAGGGTATAGTTCTTCTGACAGCCGAAGCCGTAGAATTTTTTTCGGATAAATTTTACCTTCGGAAACCCGGTACAAATTTCTTCGGTTTTGTCTGTGGAAAAGGAATCAACGACAATAATTTCATCAGCTATCTCATGGATACTCCTGATGCTTTTCTCAATGATCCTTTCTCCATTAAAAACAATATAACAGACTGATAACTTCATTAATGAAATTCTGTGATAGTTTTTTCAATGATTTTTACGCAGTCTAAAAGCTGCTCTTCTGTAATAACCAAAGGTGGTGCCAATCTAATGATATTTCCGTGGGTAGGTTTTGCCAGCAGACCGTTTTCTTTTAACTGCAGACATAAATTCCATGCTGTAGAGCTGTCTGGTGTGTCATTAATTAAAATAGCATTTAAAAGACCTTTTCCTCTTACTTTGGTAATCAGATTATTTTTTTCAATAATTTTTTCAATTTCAGCTCTGAAAAGCTGACCCAGATGTTCTGCTCTTTCAGACAATTTTTCATCGGCAACCACATCTAAAGCGGCTACTGCCACTGCGCAGGCAATAGGATTTCCTCCGAATGTGGAACCATGCTGCCCCGGCTTAATCACATTCATAATATGATTATTGGCTAATACCGCAGATACAGGATACATACCTCCTGAAAGGGCTTTCCCTAGGATCAGGATGTCCGGCTGCACATTTTCGTGGTGACATGCGATGAGCTGCCCTGTTCTTGCGATGCCGGTCTGAACTTCATCTGCAATGAACAATACGTTATGTTTTTTACATAGTTCAGAAGCATTTTTCAGGAAGCCTTCATCCGGAACATACACTCCGGCCTCTCCCTGAATAGGTTCCACCAGAAAAGCTGCAATATTTGCGGCTTCTCTGTTGAGCACTTCTTCCAGTGCTGTAATATCATTGTATGGAATTTTTATAAATCCGGGTGTAAAAGGGCCATAGTTCTGGTTTGCATCGGGATCATTTGAGAAAGAAACTATAGTAGTTGTTCTTCCGTGGAAATTATTTTCACAAACGATAATTTTAGCTGCATTTTCAGAAATTCCTTTTACTTCATAGCTCCATTTTCTGGCCAGTTTTACGGCAGTTTCTACAGCTTCAGCTCCGGAATTCATAGGAAGAACCTTATCGAATCCGAAAAGGGAAGTGATTTTCTGTTCGTATTCGCCCAGTTTTGAGTTGTAAAATGCTCTTGATGTAAGGGCAAGCTTTTGGGCCTGCTCTACCAGTGCCGCTACAATTTTAGGATGGGAGTGCCCCTGGTTTACAGCAGAATAAGCGGAAAGGAAATCATAATATTTTTTGCCTTCAACATCCCATACAAAAACGCCTTCTCCGCGGTCAAGAACTACCGGAAGAGGGTGATAGTTGTGTGCTCCATGTTTGTCTTCAAGGTCAATAAAATACTGTGAGTTTTTTGCTGTTGCTGCTGTTGACATATGTTTCGGTTTTCGACAAATTTAAGCATTATTAATGAGATGCATGAACAAAAACATAATGCAGTATATAGCAGTAATTAAAGTATATTTTAAGGTTTGTAAGTGCTGCATCAGAAAATATTTCTTTTGTGAATTAGCTGTGACAGGTTTTATATCTTTCGAAGATGATTTTGAGTTTTTTTATTGTTTTTCCTTTATTATCTGAAAAGATGATTGCTGTTTCAATGTGTTTTCTTTTGCCTCCGATTTATAGACAATAGTATGCTGAATTTTTTCCATTATTTTTTGTCTATGGCAGTATCAGGTTTGTGTATTATAAATAATAGGCAAAAAATTCTCTGAAAATTGAATACAGATCCCTAATTTCAAAGTACTCAGGGCTGGAGCTGGTTATATTGTTAAAGTGATGCTTTCTGAACAATTTTTTAATACGGGTCTGATGATAGTATTGAGAGACTGAAATGATACTTTTATACTTTAAGCTGTCTGCAATTCTTACTGAATTAATAACAGTTTTTTCAGTAGTATCACCATGATTGTCTGTAATAATTTTGTCAGAAGGAATTTTATTTTCAATCAGGTATTTCTTCATCTCACTTCCTTCCCAATATCCTTCTTTACCCAGGCCGCCGCTTACCAATATTTCTTTTACCTGTTTTTTTCTATAGAGTTTGATTGTCTCATCTAATCTGGCTTTCAATCTGGGAGACAGGGTTCCGTCTTCATTAACTTTATTGCCAAGCACAACTGCCAAATCAGCATTTTGTTGAGTATTGATTAACCCATCTGCCGTTATATAAATTGAATGGATGACAAACCATACCATTCCTGCAATAAAAATGTATTTAAAAATATTTTTCAACATAGATTTGTTTGCCGTTATTGCATTTTTACCTGTTTTCCGCTGTTAATGCTTTTTCGTTCTTGAGTTTCCGTGATATCTTCGCCTGCCATGATATTATTTTTTTGTATTGAAGCAATAATAATTCCTTTCTGTATTTATCTGTACATTTTCTCCTTAGACTCATTTTTTCTGGCAGGATGCTGCTTTAAAAATCGGATAATATAAATCTTATATCATCTTCGTATTTTTTGTAGAAATTAACCAAGACACTATTAGAATCAAAAAAGACAGAACGGTATTCCTTACGGTTTACCATTCTGTCTGCTGTTTTTTTCTTGAGGTAGGAATTACTTTTAAGATGTAGGCCATTCCGCTCTATAAGAAGAAGTACCCAGATCGATAAGCTCAGCGCTTACAATGAAGCTGATGTACATGCTGTTTTCATCTACTGCATCAAAGTCTACTTCGTGCTGAATTACGTATCCGTTTTCCCATTTCAAAGTAGTAAGTGTTCCTTCTTCGTGAGACTTGTTGAAGGTAACCTCTCCGGTTGTAGGTTTGTATTTTCCGTTAAGAAGACTTTCCAGAATGTCTGATTTTTCAGTTGCCTCTACTGTGATTTTGATCAATGCATTGGAAGGATCTGATGCTACTCTTCCTGATACATCTGTAGTACGGGATACACTGTAGTTAAGCTTTAATAACTTCTGTCCTTCACCGCCGTTGAATTTTAGAATTCCTCTTGAATTTCTTTCTGCCATGATTAGTAAATTTTAATTGTTAATATTTTGTGATTTGTTGTTTATATCACCAAAAATAGAAGTAATTATACAATCAGGAAAATTTTTTAAGGAAATTTGAAAAAGTGTCGTAATTCTTCTACTAACAAGTGTTAGGTTTTTTTATTTGTTAGTAATCAGTGGTTTATGAATTTAATATTAAAGATTTATTAACTCCTGTTGGGCAGAGAGTTTGAAAGGGTTTCCGGGAAATTAGTTCTACTTTTTGAAAAGATAAAAGCCTCAAAAATCTGAACATAAAAAAACTGCCCCGGAATGAGGCAGTTTAAAATGTATATACCAATAATCTTAGTGATTATCATATTTTCTGTCCATTACAAAATCCTCCATGAATTTTGTTGTGTAGTTTCCTGCCAGATAATCTTCATTATCCATCAGTTGTCTGTGGAAAGGAATCGTTGTTTTTACTCCTTCAATATAGAATTCTTCCAAAGCACGTCTCATTTTGGCAATAGCCTCATCACGGGTTTGAGCCGTAGTGATAAGTTTTGCGATCATTGAATCATAGTTGGAAGGAATGGTGTATCCGGAATATACGTGAGTATCCACTCTGATTCCGTGTCCGCCTGGGATATTTAATCCTGTGATTTTTCCCGGAGACGGTCTGAAGTCTGCATAAGGATCTTCAGCATTGATTCTGCACTCAATTGAGTGTAATTTCGGGTAGTAATTGATTCCTGAAATAGGAGTTCCCGCAGCAAGAAGAATCTGTTCTCTGATCAGGTCATAATCAATTACCTGCTCAGTAATAGGATGCTCTACCTGGATTCTTGTGTTCATTTCCATGAAATAGAAATTTCTGTGCTTGTCTACAAGGAATTCAATAGTTCCTACCCCTTCATATCCAATAAATTCAGCCGCTTTTACAGCCGCTTCACCCATTTTCTCACGAAGTTCATCAGTCATGAACGGAGAAGGAGTTTCTTCAGTCAGTTTTTGGTTTCTTCTCTGTACAGAACAGTCTCTTTCAGAAAGGTGACATGCTTTTCCGTACTGGTCGCCAGCAACCTGAATTTCGATATGTCTTGGCTCTTCAATCAATTTTTCCATGTACATTCCTCCGTTTCCGAAGGCGGCTACAGCTTCCTGAATTGCAGATTCCCAGTGATCTTTAAGGTCTTCAGCTTTCCATACAGCTCTCATCCCTTTTCCACCACCACCTGCAGTAGCTTTGATCATAACAGGATATCCTGTTTCTTCTGCTACTTTTACAGCATGCTCATAAGATTCGATCAGACCGTCAGAACCTGGTACACATGGTACTCCTGCAGCTTTCATCGTTGCTTTGGCATTGGCTTTATCACCCATTTTTTCAATCTGCTCGGGAGAAGCACCAATAAATTTGATGTTGTTTTTCTGGCAGATTCCTGAGAAATTAGCATTTTCAGAAAGGAATCCGTAACCCGGATGAATAGCATCAGCATTGGTAATTTCTGCTGCTGCAATAATATTAGGAATTTTAAGATATGAGTCTTTGCTCATCGCAGGGCCTATACAAACCGCTTCATCAGCAAATCTTACGTGAAGACTGTCTTTGTCCGCAGTAGAGTATACTGCAACGGTTTTGATACCCATTTCTTTGCAGGTACGTAAGATACGCATTGCAATTTCGCCACGATTGGCTATTAATATTTTTTTGAACATCTTTTTTAATTTGAAAATTAGATAATTTGAAAATTAGATAATGTTATTTTGAATGCAGAATTAAGTCTAACATCTAATGTCTAACATCTAACTTCTGAATTAAGATGGATCTACTAAGAATAAAGGCTGGTCATATTCTACCGGAGTAGCATCATCTACCAGGATCTTCACGATTTTTCCGCTGATCTCAGAATCAATCTGGTTGAATAACTTCATTGCTTCGATTACGCAAACTACTTTTCCTGCAGTAATTTCATCGCCCACGTTTACGAATACGTCCTTATCCGGAGACGGTTTTCTGTAAAAAGTACCGATCATTGGAGATTTGATAGCCACATATTTGCTGTCATCAGATGCTGCTTCAGCTTTTTCAACTGGTGCTGCTGCCGGAACTGCTGCTACAGGAGCGG
The genomic region above belongs to Chryseobacterium shigense and contains:
- a CDS encoding polysaccharide deacetylase family protein — encoded protein: MLKFVKRMLGLSKTESIRILMYHKILPEKEITSRDLLTVSAENLEEHLRYIKNNYNTIFFNDLKPGCQLKHKLILTFDDGYLNNLQYLVPLLEKYKLQATIFIPTELIQKCEAYNTPHP
- a CDS encoding glycosyltransferase family 2 protein — protein: MKLSVCYIVFNGERIIEKSIRSIHEIADEIIVVDSFSTDKTEEICTGFPKVKFIRKKFYGFGCQKNYTLSEASGEWILFLDSDEVPDAEAVNAIKEILQNPSPPYNVYEIHFNNILLKKTIKYGGWGNVWRERFFKKGHGKYTDDLVHECFITQDKKGKLPGNIDHYTYKSIAHHIEKINNYTQLMAEKKISNGKTVSIFKIIFSPFFDFMKTYFFKLGFLDGMAGFYISVTGAFYTFLKYIKINEILKFK
- the rocD gene encoding ornithine--oxo-acid transaminase; translated protein: MSTAATAKNSQYFIDLEDKHGAHNYHPLPVVLDRGEGVFVWDVEGKKYYDFLSAYSAVNQGHSHPKIVAALVEQAQKLALTSRAFYNSKLGEYEQKITSLFGFDKVLPMNSGAEAVETAVKLARKWSYEVKGISENAAKIIVCENNFHGRTTTIVSFSNDPDANQNYGPFTPGFIKIPYNDITALEEVLNREAANIAAFLVEPIQGEAGVYVPDEGFLKNASELCKKHNVLFIADEVQTGIARTGQLIACHHENVQPDILILGKALSGGMYPVSAVLANNHIMNVIKPGQHGSTFGGNPIACAVAVAALDVVADEKLSERAEHLGQLFRAEIEKIIEKNNLITKVRGKGLLNAILINDTPDSSTAWNLCLQLKENGLLAKPTHGNIIRLAPPLVITEEQLLDCVKIIEKTITEFH
- a CDS encoding YdcF family protein; protein product: MLKNIFKYIFIAGMVWFVIHSIYITADGLINTQQNADLAVVLGNKVNEDGTLSPRLKARLDETIKLYRKKQVKEILVSGGLGKEGYWEGSEMKKYLIENKIPSDKIITDNHGDTTEKTVINSVRIADSLKYKSIISVSQYYHQTRIKKLFRKHHFNNITSSSPEYFEIRDLYSIFREFFAYYL
- the tssD gene encoding type VI secretion system tube protein TssD; translated protein: MAERNSRGILKFNGGEGQKLLKLNYSVSRTTDVSGRVASDPSNALIKITVEATEKSDILESLLNGKYKPTTGEVTFNKSHEEGTLTTLKWENGYVIQHEVDFDAVDENSMYISFIVSAELIDLGTSSYRAEWPTS
- the accC gene encoding acetyl-CoA carboxylase biotin carboxylase subunit, with the translated sequence MFKKILIANRGEIAMRILRTCKEMGIKTVAVYSTADKDSLHVRFADEAVCIGPAMSKDSYLKIPNIIAAAEITNADAIHPGYGFLSENANFSGICQKNNIKFIGASPEQIEKMGDKANAKATMKAAGVPCVPGSDGLIESYEHAVKVAEETGYPVMIKATAGGGGKGMRAVWKAEDLKDHWESAIQEAVAAFGNGGMYMEKLIEEPRHIEIQVAGDQYGKACHLSERDCSVQRRNQKLTEETPSPFMTDELREKMGEAAVKAAEFIGYEGVGTIEFLVDKHRNFYFMEMNTRIQVEHPITEQVIDYDLIREQILLAAGTPISGINYYPKLHSIECRINAEDPYADFRPSPGKITGLNIPGGHGIRVDTHVYSGYTIPSNYDSMIAKLITTAQTRDEAIAKMRRALEEFYIEGVKTTIPFHRQLMDNEDYLAGNYTTKFMEDFVMDRKYDNH
- the accB gene encoding acetyl-CoA carboxylase biotin carboxyl carrier protein, with product MDIKDIQNLIKFVSKAEVSEVKYKTKDFEITIKTPLAGSDAVYAQPAVYHTAPQAAAPAPVAAVPAAAPVEKAEAASDDSKYVAIKSPMIGTFYRKPSPDKDVFVNVGDEITAGKVVCVIEAMKLFNQIDSEISGKIVKILVDDATPVEYDQPLFLVDPS